The Linepithema humile isolate Giens D197 chromosome 2, Lhum_UNIL_v1.0, whole genome shotgun sequence genome has a segment encoding these proteins:
- the Orp8 gene encoding oxysterol-binding protein-related protein 8 isoform X2: MSSQPIVVPGGDHQRPPVETHSVGSSADSFKTMTPPNVSRSLSRLSAMGETSQKVDNLSDKSLDSCKLTRKESYKAQRKNYRMEKKRVANELLSSFKDPTVIVMSDWLKVRGTLKSWTKLWCILKPGLLLLYKSPKTKSNHWVGTVLLNTCQVIERPSKKDGFCFKLFHPLEQSIWAPRGPEKEAIGAVVQPLPTSYLIFRAPSQAAGKCWLDALELSLRCSSLIVRSTSALPRPLPHDTTTTHETQWSEADYEKHFDDHVYLSCYAPRSPTTPQRRLLSCPQPLSPAITRNLKSVCPSPTPMFQQLYHAVAYWEKQLLERSPTPGTDQENVAFSISNEEPNGGDNQPSGSSHSASAFHPPISPARRMTVPSVHVLEYDTRQVVTLDPVYTSHTDLDDISQPENGVAADVEISASDSESEASAKEDQSPEPITETPYVANENEFLGTAGEVVAELQEEQKSLIWFLMKQVRPGMDLSKVVLPTFILEPRSFLEKLADSYYHADLLSLAVLEDDAFTRMKAVVKWYLSGFYKKPQGLKKPYNPLLGETFRCYWQHPNGSRTFYLAEQLSHHPPISGFYVTNRQDGFTISATIIAKSKFYGNSTSAVLDGVAILTMLPRGEDYTMTIPYAHCKGILMGTLSMELGGKVNITCEKTGYHTELEFKLKPFLGGAELMNQVVGRIRLGKETLATIIGYWDGLISIVDKRTGQENVFFNPTPEVRQKRLKKYTVPMECQGPWESEKLWHAVTQAINRDDQTAATEAKTGLEEAQRERAKERKSLGQEWIPKYFVQDIITGNWVYRHADVRPWDPRNDVVQYEENYVVRTKTRHKTPIMRTGSIVSTEPQSQIPLLQAESRSSLSVLKSSKRQLSNNMPLTETHDSGSSSAEAHTDSSQSIGKRRRSTARIIDIVKEVDNQMLHHGEKLNRIQQIVEQIARKQRESGEQHHNINMSKSFIDTILIIIIVFFVQYFISVWKNNSAKD, encoded by the exons ATGAGTTCACAACCGATTGTGGTACCTGGTGGAGACCATCAGCGTCCTCCAGTGGAAACTCATTCTGTTGGAAGCTCAGCGGACAGCTTTAAGACAATGACACCGCCAAATGTCAGCAGATCCCTCAGTC GACTCTCCGCAATGGGTGAAACGAGTCAAAAAGTTGATAATTTATCAGACAAG TCGTTGGATTCCTGCAAATTAACGCGAAAAGAATCATATAAAGCCCAGAGAAAGAATTATCGGATGGAGAAGAAAAGGGTAGCCAATGAGCTTTTAAGTTCCTTCAAGGATCCAACCGTTATTGTTATGAGCGATTGGTTGAAGGTTCGTGGAACATTGAAAAGTTGGACCAAATTGTGGTGTATTCTGAAACCTGGTTTATTGCTGCTGTATAAAAGCCCAAAAACAAAg AGTAATCATTGGGTGGGAACGGTGTTACTTAATACATGCCAAGTCATAGAACGTCCGAGTAAAAAGGACggattttgttttaaattgtttcatcCCTTGGAGCAGTCGATTTGGGCTCCTCGAGGACCGGAGAAAGAAGCTATTG gtGCCGTTGTACAACCTTTGCCGACGTCTTACTTAATTTTCCGAGCACCATCGCAAGCAGCAGGCAAATGTTGGCTGGACGCACTTGAATTGTCGTTACGTTGCTCTTCATTAATAGTGCGCTCAACGAGCGCATTACCACGTCCTTTACCACACGACACAACTACTACTCATGAAACTCAATGGAGCGAGGCTGATTATGAAAAGCATTTTGATGATCATG TATATTTAAGTTGTTATGCACCAAGATCGCCTACAACGCCTCAAAGGCGCTTGTTATCATGTCCACAGCCACTGTCACCTGCCATAACGCGTAATCTCAAAAGCGTTTGTCCTTCGCCGACTCCAATGTTTCAACAGCTTTATCATGCAGTTGCATATTGGGAAAAACAATTGCTCGAACGATCCCCGACACCTGGCACAGATCAGGAAAATGTTGCATTCTCAATTTCCAACGAGGAACCAAATGGCGGCGACAATCAGCCATCTGGTTCTTCCCATTCCGCTTCCGCATTTCATCCACCGATTTCCCCAGCACGACGCATGACCGTTCCTTCTGTACATGTCCTAGAGTACGATACCCGTCAAGtagtaacgctagatcctgtGTACACCTCGCATACAGACCTGGACGATATCAGTCAGCCGGAGAATGGAGTAGCGGCTGATGTTGAAATCAGTGCTTCGGACAGCGAGTCTGAGGCATCGGCCAAGGAAGACCAGTCGCCCGAACCAATCACTGAAACACCATACGTGGCAAACGAAAATGAATTTCTTGGAACG GCTGGCGAAGTCGTCGCGGAGCTGCAAGAAGAACAAAAGTCTCTGATATGGTTCTTGATGAAACAAGTTCGTCCTGGCATGGATCTATCCAAGGTTGTATTGCCTACTTTTATTCTGGAACCACGTTCGTTTCTGGAGAAACTGGCCGATTCGTATTATCATGCCGACTTATTATCTCT agcAGTATTGGAAGACGATGCATTTACACGTATGAAAGCTGTAGTAAAATGGTACTTATCAGGATTTTATAAGAAACCACAGGGCCTGAAAAAACCGTACAATCCGCTTTTGGGAGAAACATTCCGTTGCTATTGGCAACATCCCAATGGTTCAAGAACATTCTACTTAGCCGAACAA TTATCGCATCACCCACCTATCTCGGGATTCTACGTAACGAACCGCCAAGACGGATTTACCATTAGCGCCACGATAATTGCaaagtcaaaattttatg gGAATTCAACTTCCGCAGTTTTGGACGGTGTTGCTATATTAACGATGCTGCCGAGAGGTGAAGATTACACAATGACAATTCCTTATGCACATTGTAAAGGTATTCTTATGGGAACGTTGTCTATGGAACTTGGTGGAAAAGTGAACATAACATGCGAAAAAACTGGCTATCATActgaattagaatttaaactTAAG cCGTTTCTTGGTGGTGCAGAACTAATGAATCAAGTTGTGGGACGAATACGTCTTGGAAAGGAAACTTTAGCTACTATAATCGGATATTGGGATGGATTGATTTCAATAGTGGACAAACGAACAGGA caaGAAAATGTATTCTTCAATCCGACTCCAGAAGTACGTCAAAAAAGGTTAAAGAAATATACCGTTCCTATGGAATGTCAAGGGCCGTGGGAAAGCGAGAAACTGTGGCATGCTGTTACGCAGGCCATCAATAGGGATGATCAAACCGCTGCTACGGAAGCTAAAACTGGACTCGAGGAAGCACAAAGGGAACGCGCTAAAGAGCGGAAAAGTCTGGGACAAGAATGGATTCCAAAATACTTCGTCCAA GATATTATAACAGGAAATTGGGTGTATCGGCATGCTGATGTAAGACCGTGGGATCCGAGAAATGATGTAGTAcaatatgaagaaaattatgtaGTACGCACAAAGACTAGACATAAAACACCTATTATGCGTACTGGTAGCATTGTTTCTACTGAACCACAATCACAG ATTCCTTTACTGCAAGCTGAATCACGTTCTTCCTTATCAGTGCTCAAATCTTCGAAGAGACAACTATCTAACAATATGCCTCTAACAGAAACTCACGATTCCGGAAGCTCATCCGCAGAAGCACATACCGATTCTAGTCAGTCAATAGGAAAAAGGAGACGTTCAACTGCTAG GATAATAGATATTGTAAAAGAAGTAGATAATCAAATGCTACATCATGGCGAAAAATTGAACCGTATACAACAGATTGTAGAACAAATTGCAAGGAAGCAAAGAGAGTCCGGCGAACAacatcataatataaatatgtctAAAAGCTTTATTGATactatacttattattattattgttttctttgtacaatattttataagcgtgtggaaaaataattctgcTAAGGATTAA